The nucleotide window CAGCAATTGTGTTCTCTATAGCCATAACAGCTTTATCTGATGTTTTATTTAATAAGCAATCTACAAGAATATCAAAAGACAAACATTCTTCTAACTGAACATCTTTCCCGTAAAAATCGCGAGCTACTTTATGATGATTAGAACCTTCGGCTCCTTGAATGGCTATTTTTTTCATTTTAGTGTAAAAAAAAAAGCCTCGATGTTATCGAGACTTTATGGTTATAATATTTTTTTGTTATTTAAATATATGATATAAAGTCTCTGCTCTTACTAAAATAGTAAAAGAAAAAATAGAAACCTTGCCATACGTTTTGTAACATTCTTTGTGTCTTTAATTTGTACGTGACAAATCTTAGAAATTAATTTTACATAACCAAACTTTTGTGTAAAAAAAAACCTCTTCAATAAAAATTGAAGAGGTTTTGCGGTCTGGACGGGACTCGAACCCGCGACCCCCTGCGTGACAGGCAGGTATTCTAACCAGCTGAACTACCAGACCGTTGCTTAAAGCGATTGCAAATATAGAATTACTTCTGTTATTTACAAATATTTTATAAAGAACGTCTCTTTATGTAAGAGAAACTTTTCGCGGTCTGGACGGGACTCGAACCCGCGACCCCCTGCGTGACAGGCAGGTATTCTAACCAGCTGAACTACCAGACCGTTGCGTTAAGCGGATGCAAATATATAACTTTATTTTAATTAAAAAAGGAAATCTTATAAAAATTTTCGACGACTAATAAGATAAGACGTAAGTATGTCATTGTAGCCTTCATGTATGTTTACAGGTATATAATCTATTTTGTATTGTAAACATTTGTTCTTTAAGTTTTTAAAAAAATCGTTTGTTAATTCTGTATACTTTTGCTGTACATTTTCTGCGTATAAATTTATTTCTTCTCCAGTTTCTACATCAATAAATTTTTTGGGTGAATTTCCAAAATTGAACGAAAATTCTAATTCTTTATCATATGTGTGAAATAAAACTACTTCATGTTTATTATGTTTTAAATGTCTAAGAGCATCAAAAAGTTCTTCATTATCTTTAGTTGTTTGAAACATATCGGTAAATAAAAATATTAAAGATCGTCTATGAATTTTCTCTGCTATCTCGTGTAGATATTCATAAGTATGGGTAGATGATTTTGAAGTTGAATTGATTAATGTTTCTAATTGGTTTAAAATCATCTTCCTATGGCGTTCACTTCCTTTTTCAGGTGCATAGTACTCATATTTGTCAGAATAGATACTTAAACCTACTGCATCACGTTGTTTTTTTAAGATATCCATCAAACATGCACTGGCAACTGCTGAATAACCAATCTTATTAAGGTTATTGATAGTTTGTTTTTCAATAATAGGATAGTGCATGGATGCAGAATTATCAATGATAATATGGCATCTTAAATTTGTTTCTTCTTCATACTTCTTAGTGTATAGCTTTTCTGTTTTAGCAAAAAGTTTCCAATCTATGTGCCGAGTACTTTCACCTTTATTGTATAATTTATGCTCTGAAAATTCCACAGAAAACCCATGAAAAGGACTTTTATGCATCCCTGTAATAAAGCCTTCTACTACTTGTTTGGCGTGTAGTTCAAGGTTTTTTATTTCTGACGAAAGAGAGTTGTTTAAATCAATCATAAGTACCGAAAATAAAAAAAGGTTTAGCAATAGCCAAACCTTTTAGTTTATATCTTTTAAGTAAGTTACTTTTTTATTTGTTGTGCTCTGTCCATTGTGTCAACTACCATTAATAATTTTTTTAATAATATAGGATTGTAAGTTGGATTGTCATTTAAAAATGCTTGAACTATTGAGTGTGCCTTCTTCGATGTATAATTACCAACAGAACTTGTTAACCATCTTTTTGGGAAAAATATATCACCGGTTAATTGAATTTCTTCTAAAAGTTCTAAGCATGTTTTTAGGTGTTTAGTGGCGCTTTCTTGCCTAAGAGGATGATGAATATTAGTTAAAGCAGCTGTAACCCAAGATTCTTTTTCTCTATTTTTAGCTTCTTTTAAGGAATGCATAAAATTATCACGAATTTTTTCATCTGAAGAAAGAGAAGGAAGTAACCAGGTAAAACGTTCCTTTTTATCTTTATTAGTAATTTTTTCAAGTTGTTTTGCTAAAATTATATCAGATTCAGGATGCTTATATATAGCTAATTTCATGGCTAAACTCGTTAACTCACTTTCATTTAATGTAAAGTTTTTTGTAGAAACTTGTCCGCTCCATAATCTATATAAAATTGCAGTACCTCTTTCTTGATAAGCTACTTTTGTAAGTAAATTATATAGTGTCTTTTGTATGTTTTTAGAATTTGATTTTGATAATTCGGTAGTAATCATTTTGGTTAAATTAGTACCAGTTTCTATACGTTCATTCTCATTTAAAAATTTCC belongs to Tenacibaculum sp. MAR_2010_89 and includes:
- a CDS encoding DUF58 domain-containing protein, producing the protein MIDLNNSLSSEIKNLELHAKQVVEGFITGMHKSPFHGFSVEFSEHKLYNKGESTRHIDWKLFAKTEKLYTKKYEEETNLRCHIIIDNSASMHYPIIEKQTINNLNKIGYSAVASACLMDILKKQRDAVGLSIYSDKYEYYAPEKGSERHRKMILNQLETLINSTSKSSTHTYEYLHEIAEKIHRRSLIFLFTDMFQTTKDNEELFDALRHLKHNKHEVVLFHTYDKELEFSFNFGNSPKKFIDVETGEEINLYAENVQQKYTELTNDFFKNLKNKCLQYKIDYIPVNIHEGYNDILTSYLISRRKFL